A genome region from Nymphalis io chromosome Z, ilAglIoxx1.1, whole genome shotgun sequence includes the following:
- the LOC126780603 gene encoding LIM homeobox transcription factor 1-beta-like, with protein sequence MAGIDFSEDCSHMDSFMAHASERVVRLGVVFVRQLFVKMLEFYTNINSGLMQESMQPPLSCAGRTELSASIKREKIVEICEGCGQKIQDRYLMRVGDLSWHEHCLSCCVCGCPLAHTCYTRNAKLYCKPDYDRLFGVKCTRCGDRLLPQEMVMRAQQYVFHIQCFVCVMCCQPLQKGEQYVIRAGQIFCRQDFEKEMYLMQHTEDDMIIDDSERPRDGRRGPKRPRTILTSAQRRQFKASFEVSPKPCRKVREALAKDTGLSVRVVQVWFQNQRAKMKKIQRKAKQEGDKNADKEKDKDEKSIKQESPSSEHEHGNYLGLDTSYSASSQPLNPNLPYSPDDYPAHSGDSFCSSDISLDGSNFDQLDEGASDTMSLQNLEVPHHPHQHGNHSSHEPLNLGTGAVVNPIDKLYLMQNSYFSTDH encoded by the exons GCGCGTGGTGCGCCTTGGTGTGGTGTTCGTGCGtcagttatttgtaaaaatgctcgagttttacacaaatataaattcgGGATTGATGCAAGAGAGCATGCAGCCGCCACTCTCCTGTGCAGGCAGAACAG AGTTGAGCGCAAGCATCAAGAGGGAGAAGATCGTTGAGATATGTGAAGGGTGCGGTCAGAAGATCCAGGACCGCTACTTGATGCGAGTTGGTGATTTATCCTGGCACGAACACTGCCTCAGCTGCTGCGTGTGCGGGTGTCCACTAGCCCATACATGCTACACAAGAAATGCCAAACTTTACTGCAAACCTGACTACGAtag ACTGTTCGGTGTTAAATGTACGCGGTGCGGCGATAGGCTGCTACCCCAGGAGATGGTTATGCGGGCACAGCAGTATGTCTTCCATATTCAGTGCTTCGTTTGCGTCATGTGCTGCCAGCCGCTCCAGAAGGGTGAACAATACGTCATCAGAGCTGGCCAAATTTTCTGTAGGCAAGATTTTGAAAAGGAAATGTACTTGATGCAACATACGGAAGACGACATGATAATTGATGATTCTGAACGGCCACGCGATGGAAGGCGAGGACCGAAGCGTCCTCGAACTATTCTAACGTCGGCACAACGCAGACAGTTTAAAGCTTCTTTTGAAGTGAGCCCCAAGCCTTGTCGTAAGGTACGAGAAGCTCTTGCCAAAGACACCGGCTTGAGCGTCCGAGTAGTTCAAGTGTGGTTTCAAAACCAAAGAGCTAAAATGAAAAAGATTCAACGCAAGGCGAAGCAAGAGGGTGATAAAAATGCGGACAAGGAAAAGGATAAGGACGAAAAGAGCATTAAGCAGGAATCGCCTTCCAGCGAACATGAACATGGAAATTATTTGGGTTTGGATACGTCATACTCGGCTTCGAGTCAACCTCTGAACCCAAATCTCCCGTATTCTCCCGATG attatcCAGCACATTCTGGTGACAGTTTCTGCAGTTCGGACATATCACTAGATGGCAGTAACTTTGACCAGCTCGATGAAGGAGCTTCCGACACCATGAGCCTTCAGAATTTGGAGGTTCCACACCATCCCCATCAACATGGAAATCATTCATCTCACGAGCCTCTCAACTTAGGTACCGGTGCTGTGGTTAATCCAATCGATAAGCTTTACCTTATGCAGAACTCTTACTTTAGTACGGATCACTGA